A window of uncultured Litoreibacter sp. contains these coding sequences:
- a CDS encoding ABC transporter permease, protein MLDWLSDNRALFAAYIIPILLVGFIWSIWYGRKQSRQTENDEVFGDPVRTKGGWFWAVCGVCSLFLVWFYFSWGVGRAYFPDAANDMCQIAKLEESVGPIKASLPIGSRYYKSTLLAGRNSDQLDILEAQLATTPFTDAEKVELGELIGQTKALIANSSDPARMSEEAKVELTTIASRIDALGDFLDAGPVKMAPTAEALAQPKWGTTFTEIPILPITERGVLFENASLQAAEIAGDFNKIRNNNSANDALIADTKARIDALKEVNEAGSFDEPVAGAREAYVKAVERIFRRLDDGLIFPAAALEEVNLAVSNLDASAVSAQGGLRIADALFFPGPGIVKSATQCTEQGSARWLPKPTDVVATFGRLANPDLENGGGYRGFPLLWWDWVAVADIVAFFTPDWIADAWPGEYARHGSDGSIEPNFKDKLLAFATGDVNLGHFPMLDGHIWDSLFRVLVALGLGILIGVPLGLFMGVSKFFKSFFDPLIELYRPVPPLAWAPLILTIFGIQDDGKIFLLFMVAFAIMVISARTGASGVQLSKIRASHSLGATDRQIMWTVIFPNALPEILTGIRIAVGVCWGTLVAAEMLAGTTGIGFIENIARTVSDYELIWVTILIMGVLGLIFDLIMRWVIQKTIPWRGMG, encoded by the coding sequence GTGCTTGATTGGTTGTCAGATAACCGCGCGCTCTTTGCCGCCTACATTATTCCCATCCTGCTGGTGGGATTTATTTGGTCCATCTGGTACGGGCGCAAACAATCCCGACAGACGGAAAATGACGAGGTTTTTGGCGATCCGGTACGCACCAAAGGTGGGTGGTTCTGGGCCGTTTGCGGCGTTTGCTCGCTGTTTTTGGTTTGGTTCTACTTCTCTTGGGGCGTGGGCCGCGCCTACTTCCCGGACGCAGCGAACGATATGTGTCAGATCGCCAAGCTGGAAGAATCCGTCGGTCCAATCAAGGCATCCCTGCCTATTGGGTCGCGCTACTACAAATCAACGCTCCTTGCCGGACGGAATTCAGATCAGCTCGATATTCTTGAAGCACAGCTCGCCACGACGCCATTCACCGATGCGGAAAAGGTCGAACTGGGCGAATTGATCGGTCAGACGAAAGCACTAATCGCGAACTCATCCGATCCAGCGCGCATGTCAGAAGAGGCGAAGGTCGAACTGACGACAATCGCATCGCGGATTGACGCGCTGGGCGACTTCCTCGACGCGGGCCCCGTGAAAATGGCCCCTACGGCGGAAGCACTGGCGCAGCCGAAATGGGGGACCACGTTCACCGAAATTCCGATCCTGCCGATTACAGAACGTGGTGTACTGTTTGAAAACGCCTCCCTTCAGGCGGCTGAGATCGCGGGCGACTTCAACAAGATCAGAAACAACAACTCCGCCAATGATGCGCTGATCGCCGATACCAAGGCCCGCATTGATGCGCTGAAGGAGGTCAACGAGGCCGGCAGTTTTGACGAGCCCGTTGCCGGGGCACGCGAGGCCTATGTCAAAGCGGTCGAACGTATCTTCCGTCGCCTCGACGATGGCCTTATCTTCCCTGCCGCGGCGTTGGAAGAGGTCAATCTGGCCGTCAGCAATCTCGACGCTTCGGCAGTTTCAGCTCAGGGCGGTCTTCGCATCGCTGATGCGCTGTTCTTCCCGGGGCCGGGCATCGTGAAGTCGGCCACGCAATGCACGGAACAAGGGTCTGCACGGTGGCTGCCCAAACCGACAGACGTGGTTGCAACCTTTGGTCGCCTGGCCAACCCTGACCTGGAGAATGGCGGCGGCTACCGTGGCTTCCCGCTTCTGTGGTGGGACTGGGTTGCCGTGGCGGACATCGTCGCATTCTTCACACCAGATTGGATTGCAGATGCCTGGCCGGGTGAATACGCGCGACATGGCTCTGACGGCTCGATTGAACCGAACTTCAAAGACAAGCTGCTGGCTTTCGCCACAGGTGACGTGAACCTCGGGCATTTCCCAATGCTGGACGGGCATATCTGGGACTCGTTATTCCGGGTTCTTGTTGCGCTTGGATTGGGCATTCTAATCGGTGTGCCGCTTGGGTTGTTTATGGGCGTCTCGAAGTTCTTCAAATCGTTCTTCGACCCGCTGATCGAGCTCTACCGACCCGTACCGCCCCTTGCCTGGGCGCCGCTGATCCTGACGATCTTTGGCATTCAGGATGACGGTAAGATCTTCCTGCTCTTCATGGTTGCTTTTGCCATCATGGTGATCTCCGCTCGGACAGGCGCGTCTGGCGTTCAACTGTCCAAGATCCGCGCGTCGCACTCTTTGGGGGCGACGGATCGGCAGATCATGTGGACGGTTATTTTCCCGAACGCTTTGCCAGAAATTCTGACGGGCATCCGCATTGCGGTTGGTGTCTGCTGGGGCACCCTTGTCGCCGCTGAGATGCTTGCCGGTACGACAGGCATCGGCTTCATCGAGAACATCGCACGGACAGTGTCCGACTATGAACTTATCTGGGTCACGATCCTGATTATGGGTGTTTTGGGTCTGATTTTTGATCTGATCATGCGGTGGGTCATTCAGAAAACGATCCCTTGGCGCGGCATGGGGTAA
- a CDS encoding ABC transporter ATP-binding protein → MADLICEDLSMTFTNPQTGGKVEALKDINFNLKKGELLSVLGPSGCGKTTLLNAIAGFVPPTGGQAKIGDKVIEGPGVERGMVFQQGALFEWLSVSSNVDYGLRMRGNDKAENEKLVEKWLDIVGLQGFGDTPTYQLSGGMQQRVALARCLINEPDVILMDEPLGALDALTREKMQSLVLEIWKETGKTIMIITHSVEEALLLGERLFVMAPRPGRVHKEYRLPFAERGLKESLREIKHDPYFIEVREEILTMIWNMEEEIMGRA, encoded by the coding sequence ATGGCAGATCTCATCTGTGAAGACCTCAGCATGACATTCACCAACCCGCAAACGGGTGGGAAGGTCGAGGCGCTAAAGGACATCAACTTTAACCTGAAAAAGGGCGAATTGCTGTCCGTTCTAGGACCATCGGGATGTGGTAAGACCACCTTGCTGAACGCGATTGCCGGTTTCGTGCCGCCGACCGGGGGACAGGCGAAGATAGGCGACAAAGTGATCGAAGGTCCTGGCGTGGAGCGTGGCATGGTCTTCCAACAGGGCGCCTTGTTCGAATGGCTATCGGTGTCGAGCAACGTGGATTACGGCCTGCGCATGCGCGGCAACGACAAAGCCGAAAACGAAAAACTGGTTGAGAAGTGGCTCGATATTGTGGGTTTGCAGGGCTTCGGCGACACGCCAACCTATCAGCTGTCGGGCGGGATGCAGCAGCGCGTGGCATTGGCCCGCTGCCTGATCAATGAACCCGATGTCATCTTGATGGATGAACCGCTAGGCGCGCTGGACGCGCTGACCCGCGAAAAGATGCAGTCACTGGTTCTGGAGATTTGGAAAGAGACCGGCAAAACGATCATGATCATCACCCACTCGGTGGAAGAGGCGCTGCTGCTTGGCGAACGTTTGTTCGTGATGGCTCCACGCCCAGGCCGGGTACACAAGGAATACCGCCTCCCATTCGCCGAACGCGGTCTCAAAGAGTCTCTACGGGAGATTAAGCATGATCCCTATTTCATCGAGGTCCGCGAAGAGATCCTGACGATGATCTGGAACATGGAAGAGGAGATCATGGGCCGTGCTTGA
- a CDS encoding ABC transporter substrate-binding protein yields MISNIKKAALAAATAMTVMAPGISYAEDVNVAFFLQWPTPNLMAKTSGAYSDAMGVDVNWTDFTTGTAMTEAMLAGDIDISYSQGLAPFVTAIQQGAPLKMIGIAVVYEANDCFVRNELGIDGSNASELEGKTVAVPLNTMADYAFRKYMAHYNVDISTMTVVDQAPPDGAKSLADGAVDMACVFGGVDTKSAGEVGTAIMSSDEKRAANIGSFDVITVTEKFATENPELVQAFMDATKEANEAWTGSDEQVQMVAEASGMNVEDTKTTIGGFVIPTVEDQKNNFFNENGDAASAAASLGLVFSDSTTDVAKTIDSSFLE; encoded by the coding sequence ATGATATCCAATATTAAAAAGGCGGCACTTGCTGCCGCAACAGCAATGACGGTCATGGCACCGGGAATCAGCTACGCAGAAGATGTGAATGTCGCATTCTTTCTTCAGTGGCCAACGCCAAACCTGATGGCAAAAACATCCGGCGCATATTCGGACGCCATGGGTGTGGATGTGAACTGGACCGACTTTACAACCGGCACCGCGATGACCGAAGCCATGTTGGCTGGCGACATCGACATCTCCTACAGCCAGGGCCTGGCACCATTCGTGACCGCCATTCAGCAAGGCGCGCCGCTGAAAATGATCGGCATCGCCGTGGTTTACGAAGCCAATGATTGCTTTGTGCGCAACGAGCTGGGCATCGATGGCTCCAACGCATCCGAGCTGGAAGGCAAGACGGTTGCTGTTCCATTGAACACAATGGCCGACTACGCGTTCCGCAAATACATGGCGCATTACAACGTCGACATCTCCACGATGACTGTTGTTGACCAGGCTCCGCCGGATGGTGCGAAGTCGCTGGCTGATGGCGCTGTGGACATGGCATGCGTCTTTGGTGGCGTTGACACGAAATCTGCTGGCGAAGTTGGCACGGCCATCATGTCGTCAGATGAAAAACGTGCGGCCAACATCGGTTCGTTCGACGTCATCACAGTGACCGAGAAATTCGCAACTGAGAACCCAGAGCTTGTTCAGGCTTTCATGGATGCAACCAAAGAAGCAAACGAAGCATGGACCGGCTCTGATGAGCAGGTGCAGATGGTAGCGGAAGCGTCCGGCATGAATGTCGAAGATACGAAAACCACAATCGGTGGCTTCGTGATCCCAACCGTTGAAGACCAGAAGAACAACTTCTTCAACGAAAACGGCGATGCGGCTTCTGCTGCGGCGTCTCTTGGGCTGGTGTTCTCCGACTCTACCACGGATGTCGCCAAAACAATCGACAGCTCTTTCCTAGAGTAA
- a CDS encoding IclR family transcriptional regulator — translation MQSSIVQKVLVVLTVISEAQKPLTFSEIVTKCALNKSTVHRLLAICIEENMVRFDPQSKAYFLGPRVFDLVKNAYSGFDIQAIALDEMVSLLDRFGANVTLGIPSGLEVVYLRILEAPHSLGGVQRPGMREPVHCSASGKALLAFLPEKVALSKLSDHEFTQFTPRTITNAADFLSCLSRVRDQGFATNDREEYEHFLGISAPIFNYVGEAIAVLNIWSVYPQHSIKDLIGWSGELMQSADRVTDLIGGVKPSEPMH, via the coding sequence ATGCAAAGTTCAATTGTCCAGAAGGTGCTGGTCGTTCTCACGGTCATCAGCGAAGCGCAGAAACCTCTGACATTCTCTGAGATTGTCACGAAATGTGCGCTGAACAAAAGCACTGTTCACCGGCTGCTGGCGATATGTATCGAAGAGAATATGGTGCGCTTTGATCCTCAGAGCAAAGCCTACTTTTTGGGCCCGCGCGTCTTTGATCTGGTCAAGAACGCCTATAGCGGCTTCGACATCCAGGCGATTGCGCTGGACGAGATGGTCAGCCTTCTTGATCGTTTTGGAGCAAATGTCACCTTGGGCATCCCCAGCGGTCTTGAGGTGGTCTATCTCAGAATTCTGGAAGCGCCTCATTCGCTTGGCGGCGTGCAGCGCCCGGGTATGCGCGAGCCTGTTCATTGCTCGGCGTCAGGGAAAGCGCTGCTCGCCTTTCTTCCCGAAAAAGTCGCGTTGTCCAAACTGAGCGACCATGAGTTCACGCAATTCACGCCCCGCACTATCACCAATGCGGCGGATTTTCTGTCCTGTCTATCTCGGGTTCGCGACCAAGGCTTCGCCACGAATGACCGGGAGGAATATGAGCATTTCCTCGGAATCTCGGCGCCAATCTTCAACTATGTTGGTGAGGCAATCGCGGTGCTCAATATCTGGTCGGTCTACCCACAGCACAGCATCAAGGACCTCATTGGTTGGAGCGGTGAGCTGATGCAGTCAGCGGATCGGGTGACCGACCTGATTGGCGGTGTGAAGCCGAGCGAGCCTATGCACTGA
- a CDS encoding FAD-binding oxidoreductase, which produces MINSPVKEEIHWTVTAEAAPECQQLDSSIDVDVLVVGAGLTGCRTALGLAEAGVSVALVDSQEIGWGSSGRSGGQCNPIWRQTPQKLIDMLGETHGARLIQTTLTAADDLFGDIERFGVQCDAVQNGWIQAAHTKKARTNLRALGSSWAAAGLDIQEIEGDAVLDASGSPAYAFALRHAAGGHVQPLSLTRGYARAAIERGAHAFQRTPITNLERIDGKWKASSTNGQITAENVVLTTNGYSKGAWPDLEKTFHGLFSVALATQPLTEAQQAEILPGKVTISDSRLAIYFARYDRDGRLIFGCVGSSERVDHLGGFHRVKRGLKTVFPQIADIPVERKWAGRIAVTPEMMPHIHEPAPGITAGIGFSGRGIAMTSVMGRALSAKLLGTQADDLPFPIQPVTPIPFHGITSHLIPFAAPAMTLRDRFETLTDGI; this is translated from the coding sequence TTGATCAATTCACCCGTCAAAGAAGAAATTCACTGGACCGTCACGGCTGAGGCCGCGCCCGAATGCCAGCAGCTCGACAGCTCAATTGACGTGGATGTCCTCGTTGTCGGGGCCGGGCTAACGGGCTGCCGAACGGCTCTTGGCCTCGCGGAGGCCGGCGTTTCGGTCGCGCTGGTTGATAGCCAAGAGATCGGTTGGGGGTCGTCAGGACGCAGTGGCGGGCAATGTAACCCGATCTGGCGCCAGACACCTCAAAAGCTGATCGACATGCTTGGCGAAACGCACGGCGCAAGGCTGATCCAGACAACACTAACGGCCGCGGACGATCTGTTCGGCGACATCGAAAGGTTCGGGGTGCAGTGTGATGCGGTCCAGAACGGTTGGATCCAAGCCGCACATACCAAGAAGGCCCGCACAAATTTGCGCGCGCTTGGCAGCAGCTGGGCCGCCGCTGGCCTTGATATTCAGGAGATTGAAGGCGACGCGGTGCTTGATGCCAGTGGATCGCCTGCCTATGCCTTCGCGCTGCGCCACGCCGCTGGTGGTCATGTGCAGCCGCTCTCATTAACGCGAGGCTACGCCCGGGCCGCGATTGAGCGCGGTGCACATGCGTTTCAGCGGACGCCAATCACAAATCTCGAACGGATCGACGGCAAGTGGAAAGCATCTTCAACGAATGGGCAGATCACTGCGGAAAACGTCGTACTGACCACCAACGGCTACAGCAAAGGTGCCTGGCCTGACCTGGAAAAGACATTTCATGGGCTGTTCAGTGTCGCGCTTGCAACGCAGCCCCTTACAGAGGCGCAGCAGGCCGAAATTTTGCCCGGGAAAGTGACGATCTCGGATTCGCGCCTTGCGATTTACTTTGCCCGCTATGACCGCGACGGCCGACTAATCTTCGGCTGTGTCGGCAGCAGCGAACGGGTCGATCACTTGGGGGGGTTCCACCGCGTCAAACGCGGGTTGAAAACGGTATTCCCCCAGATCGCGGACATCCCGGTTGAACGAAAATGGGCCGGGCGCATTGCCGTGACGCCTGAAATGATGCCTCACATTCACGAACCTGCGCCGGGGATTACCGCAGGTATTGGGTTTAGTGGGCGTGGGATTGCGATGACCTCGGTCATGGGGCGTGCGCTATCCGCCAAGCTGTTGGGCACGCAAGCGGACGATTTGCCTTTCCCAATCCAGCCGGTCACGCCGATCCCGTTCCATGGGATTACAAGCCACCTGATCCCGTTCGCGGCCCCAGCCATGACCCTGCGCGACCGGTTCGAAACACTGACAGACGGAATTTGA
- a CDS encoding cupin domain-containing protein, translated as MTTLTKFADGTPPAIRQDTSANTISGSHEHTVWVHFKGANDAFRAGVWESTAGVFRGPQNDQIEYCYILEGEANIRTSDDQEFTVKAGDGFVMDNGLQPIWTVDKYIKKQWVIVSVDPN; from the coding sequence ATGACAACACTGACGAAATTCGCCGACGGCACCCCACCTGCCATACGCCAAGACACCAGCGCCAACACCATATCGGGCAGCCATGAACATACGGTTTGGGTCCATTTCAAAGGCGCGAATGACGCATTCCGTGCGGGCGTTTGGGAAAGCACCGCAGGCGTTTTCCGCGGGCCGCAGAACGATCAAATCGAATATTGCTACATTCTCGAGGGGGAGGCGAATATCAGAACCAGCGATGATCAGGAATTCACAGTGAAGGCGGGCGACGGATTTGTCATGGATAACGGGCTGCAGCCGATCTGGACCGTCGACAAATACATCAAGAAACAATGGGTGATCGTTTCGGTCGACCCGAATTGA
- a CDS encoding sterol desaturase family protein, whose amino-acid sequence MSKTDAATPEIEPAGKSREWNFHPALPISMSPVFDLPPKPKAALNWLLGTWTKLTPPVSHLTFALVAFFLFWPSTEAMKVLSWGWPLQIFVINFAATVILAGALHYYLFILRGQEMQLKFDARPMEKSRRFTFGNQVWDNMFWSLVSGVPIWSAWMILYFWVAANGWVWSLDSVRASPVWFVLFFFVIRFWQSFHFYWIHRLIHIPWLFKNVHHLHHRNVNVGPWSGLAMHPAEHVLYYSGILIHFVLPSHPIHLIFHMFALNLGAIYSHSGFAKLLVRNKEAMKAGSFHHQLHHRYFECNYGSEEIPLDRWFGSFHDGTRAATDRIRARKKRMYASK is encoded by the coding sequence ATGTCCAAGACAGACGCCGCGACACCAGAAATTGAACCGGCAGGTAAATCGCGAGAGTGGAATTTTCATCCTGCGCTGCCGATATCCATGTCGCCGGTCTTTGATCTGCCACCGAAACCAAAAGCCGCGCTCAACTGGCTGCTCGGCACGTGGACAAAGCTGACGCCGCCTGTCAGTCACCTGACCTTCGCTCTGGTGGCGTTCTTCCTTTTCTGGCCATCAACGGAGGCCATGAAGGTCCTGTCATGGGGCTGGCCACTGCAAATCTTCGTAATAAACTTTGCGGCCACCGTGATCTTGGCGGGCGCTTTGCACTATTACCTGTTCATCCTGCGGGGGCAGGAAATGCAGTTGAAGTTCGACGCACGCCCGATGGAGAAAAGCCGCCGTTTCACATTTGGCAATCAGGTTTGGGACAACATGTTCTGGTCGTTGGTCTCTGGTGTGCCGATCTGGTCGGCCTGGATGATCCTCTATTTCTGGGTGGCAGCAAATGGCTGGGTCTGGTCGCTGGACAGCGTCCGCGCGTCGCCGGTCTGGTTTGTCCTGTTCTTCTTCGTGATCCGTTTTTGGCAGTCTTTCCACTTTTACTGGATCCACCGGCTGATCCACATCCCCTGGCTGTTCAAAAACGTGCACCACCTGCACCATCGCAATGTGAACGTAGGCCCGTGGTCTGGCCTCGCGATGCACCCGGCGGAACATGTGCTCTACTATTCCGGCATCTTGATCCATTTCGTGCTGCCGTCACATCCGATCCATCTGATCTTCCATATGTTCGCGTTGAACCTCGGGGCTATCTATTCGCATTCCGGCTTTGCCAAACTGCTCGTCCGAAACAAGGAGGCGATGAAGGCTGGGTCCTTCCATCACCAGCTGCACCACCGTTATTTCGAATGCAACTACGGCTCGGAAGAGATCCCTCTTGATCGTTGGTTTGGCAGTTTCCACGACGGCACGCGCGCCGCCACAGACCGTATTCGCGCCCGTAAGAAACGCATGTACGCCAGCAAGTAG
- a CDS encoding endonuclease/exonuclease/phosphatase family protein has translation MRIATYNVEWFSTLFADDGTLIDDDSWSSRRDVTKQQQTAALGAVFQALDADAVMVVEAPDTSPKRDGCTALEHFADRFGLRARNCLIGFTNDTQQEIALLYDPDVINVTHDPKGPATGGKGEAPRFDGVFHIDLDVDDREDHIKFSKPPLEVALVTKDNQHLRLIGAHLKSKAPHGARNPAAVMRLSIANRRKQLAQCIWLRERVEQHLNAGEDLIVMGDFNDGPGLDEYEELFGRSSVEIVLGVGKEPETRMFDPHAHAALAQRIGAQMATSRFYVRREKRYLNALLDYIMVSPALADTKPNWHIWHPFDDPACWGDVELRDALLTASDHFPVTLDIVLPAPILNT, from the coding sequence GTGAGAATAGCCACCTACAATGTGGAGTGGTTCTCCACGCTCTTTGCGGATGACGGAACGCTCATTGATGATGACAGCTGGTCCAGCCGTCGTGACGTGACAAAACAGCAGCAAACAGCAGCTTTGGGGGCCGTCTTTCAAGCGTTGGATGCGGATGCTGTCATGGTTGTTGAAGCTCCCGATACCAGCCCTAAGCGGGATGGCTGCACAGCGCTGGAACATTTCGCAGATCGGTTTGGCCTTCGGGCACGAAACTGCCTCATCGGGTTTACCAATGACACGCAGCAGGAAATAGCGTTGCTCTATGATCCAGATGTGATCAACGTCACGCATGATCCAAAGGGGCCGGCGACCGGCGGCAAAGGCGAAGCGCCCCGATTTGACGGCGTCTTTCACATCGATCTCGACGTTGATGACCGCGAAGATCACATCAAATTTTCAAAGCCCCCATTGGAAGTGGCGCTGGTGACGAAGGACAACCAACACCTTCGCCTGATTGGCGCGCATTTGAAATCAAAGGCACCGCACGGCGCGCGCAACCCGGCTGCCGTCATGCGCCTGTCGATCGCCAACCGCCGCAAGCAGCTGGCACAGTGCATTTGGCTGCGCGAACGGGTGGAGCAGCACCTAAATGCAGGTGAAGATTTGATCGTGATGGGTGATTTCAACGATGGCCCGGGCCTGGACGAATATGAAGAGCTGTTTGGCCGCTCTAGCGTCGAGATCGTTCTGGGGGTCGGCAAAGAACCAGAAACCCGCATGTTTGATCCCCATGCTCATGCCGCGCTCGCCCAACGGATTGGCGCGCAAATGGCGACCTCCCGTTTCTATGTTCGACGCGAAAAACGTTACCTGAACGCGCTTCTGGACTACATTATGGTGTCCCCTGCCTTGGCCGACACCAAGCCAAATTGGCACATCTGGCACCCTTTTGACGATCCGGCATGCTGGGGAGACGTGGAATTGCGCGACGCGCTGCTGACCGCATCCGACCATTTCCCCGTGACCTTGGATATTGTGCTCCCTGCCCCTATCTTGAACACATGA
- a CDS encoding molecular chaperone DjiA — MSIWQRIADAIAALANGEGLTAVFDKLRAEPEKTVAFTIAVIALGAKMAKADGLVTRGEVSAFREVFTIPPEDEDNAARVFNLARQDVAGFDSYARKIAAMFDDRHDTLFDLMEGLFHIAVADDNYHDAEDQFLSVVARIFGMTDAEFRTLRARYVPDADHDPYFILGATPDMSLKDVRALWRELVRETHPDRMMARGVPEEARKMAEKRLVQINRAWEEISEKAA; from the coding sequence ATGTCGATTTGGCAACGCATTGCAGACGCGATCGCCGCCCTCGCCAATGGCGAAGGGCTGACTGCGGTATTCGACAAGTTGCGGGCGGAACCGGAAAAGACGGTCGCCTTCACCATCGCAGTCATAGCCCTGGGGGCAAAAATGGCGAAGGCGGACGGGCTGGTTACACGCGGCGAGGTGTCCGCCTTCCGCGAAGTGTTTACGATCCCGCCCGAAGACGAAGATAATGCCGCACGCGTATTCAACCTGGCGCGTCAGGACGTGGCAGGGTTCGACAGCTATGCCCGCAAGATTGCGGCCATGTTTGATGACCGCCACGACACCCTCTTTGATCTGATGGAGGGGCTGTTCCACATCGCGGTCGCAGATGACAATTACCACGATGCAGAAGACCAGTTCCTGTCAGTGGTGGCCCGCATATTTGGAATGACAGACGCCGAATTTCGGACCCTTCGGGCGCGGTATGTCCCTGATGCTGACCACGACCCCTACTTCATCTTAGGCGCCACCCCGGACATGTCATTGAAAGATGTCCGCGCGCTCTGGCGCGAACTTGTGCGCGAAACTCACCCCGACCGGATGATGGCGCGCGGCGTGCCCGAGGAAGCCAGAAAGATGGCCGAGAAGCGGCTGGTCCAGATCAACCGCGCCTGGGAAGAGATTTCGGAGAAGGCCGCGTGA
- a CDS encoding GNAT family N-acetyltransferase, which yields MSVIRPAEPRDACAIAAILNQIIRDTTITFNSVETTEAEVANGIAQADAYFVAELDNAVVGYASFGPFRKGIGYEAVKEHSICLHPDVRVAGIGSKLLENIEKSAKSMGVRNMVAGVSIENDAGLKFHAKHGYERVGHLPAIGQKFNRSIDLVLMQKTL from the coding sequence ATGAGTGTCATACGACCGGCCGAGCCGCGCGACGCTTGTGCCATTGCGGCCATATTGAACCAAATTATCCGCGACACCACCATCACCTTCAACAGCGTCGAAACGACCGAAGCGGAGGTGGCCAATGGCATCGCCCAGGCAGACGCGTATTTTGTTGCAGAACTGGACAATGCCGTTGTTGGCTACGCCAGCTTTGGGCCATTTCGCAAAGGGATTGGCTATGAGGCGGTAAAAGAACATTCCATTTGCCTTCATCCAGATGTGCGTGTCGCAGGAATTGGCAGCAAGCTGCTGGAGAATATTGAGAAATCCGCAAAGTCGATGGGCGTCCGCAACATGGTAGCCGGCGTTTCCATTGAGAACGACGCGGGGCTCAAGTTTCACGCAAAACACGGATATGAAAGGGTCGGCCATCTGCCCGCGATTGGACAAAAATTCAACCGCAGCATTGATCTTGTGCTCATGCAGAAAACCCTCTGA
- a CDS encoding VOC family protein encodes MRLMWDMSLLKLDHLAVSCEALDAGATAIEQRLGISLEVQGEHPDMGTHNRLASTGDIYLEVLAINPDAKGPNRPRWFNIDNFSGTPRLTNWILQTDDIEGVLANLPGGFGEPLALQRGDLKWRMAVPKTGILPWDGLGPAIIQWDAGQHPSAILPDCGLRLSRLTIHHPQAVEMAELLGPFMPRDTAQFMPDEDAKLVAIYDGPNGEIRLE; translated from the coding sequence ATGCGCCTAATGTGGGATATGTCCTTGTTGAAACTCGATCACCTCGCCGTTTCTTGCGAAGCGCTTGATGCAGGCGCTACTGCCATTGAGCAGCGGCTTGGCATTTCGCTTGAAGTCCAAGGGGAACACCCCGACATGGGGACCCATAACCGCCTGGCCTCGACGGGAGACATCTATCTTGAGGTGCTGGCGATCAACCCCGACGCCAAGGGTCCCAACCGGCCACGTTGGTTCAACATTGACAACTTTTCAGGCACGCCGCGGTTGACCAATTGGATTTTGCAGACCGACGACATCGAAGGGGTACTCGCCAATTTGCCCGGCGGCTTTGGTGAGCCTCTTGCGTTGCAGCGCGGCGACCTGAAGTGGCGGATGGCAGTGCCAAAGACGGGTATTTTGCCGTGGGACGGGCTAGGACCGGCAATCATCCAATGGGACGCAGGCCAACACCCCAGCGCCATCCTACCTGACTGCGGGTTGAGACTGTCCAGGCTGACAATACATCACCCACAGGCCGTCGAGATGGCGGAACTACTGGGGCCGTTCATGCCGCGCGACACCGCGCAATTCATGCCGGATGAAGACGCAAAGCTCGTCGCAATCTATGACGGGCCAAATGGCGAGATTCGGTTGGAATGA